From the genome of Chloroflexota bacterium:
CGACGCCGGACGGCTGGCACTCAACCTCGGGCACTCCGCCGGTCACGCATTCGAGGCCGCGGGCGGCTACGGCGAGCTCCTCCACGGTGAGGCGGTGGCGTGGGGCCTGCGCGTCGCAAGCCGGATCGGCGCCGCCGTCGACGTCACGCCTCCGGACCGGGCGATCCGGATCGAACGCCTCCTCGACCACCTCGGACTCGGCACCGGCTCGCTGCCATACGGCATCGACGCCGTGCTCGATGCCCTCGGGATGGACAAGAAGCACGCCGCGGGCCGCCTTCGCTGGGTGCTGCCGACCGCGGCCGGCGTGGTCGTGCGGGCGGACGTGTCGGACGAGCTCGTCCGCTCCGCCATCGGCAGCGTCCTCGCCGGCGCGGCGGGCCGCCTCCCATCCCCCACGGCGGTCGTCGGGACCGTCGATCGATGATCCGGGTGCTCGTCCTCCAGGGGCCGAATCTCGACCTGCTCGGGACGCGGGAGCCGGCCATCTACGGTCGGGCGACGCTCGACGAGATCCACGCCGGGATCGCCGCCCGCGCGGCCGAGCTCGAGCTCGAGGTGCGGTTCTTTCAGAGCAACCACGAGGGGGCGCTCATCGACCGCCTCCACGAGCGCGACTTCGATGTCGCCATCGTCAACGCCGGCGGGCTCACCCACACGTCCGTCTCCCTCCGCGACGCGCTCCTCGGCGTCGAGCGGCCGTTCGTCGAGGTCCATCTCTCCGACCCCTCGACGCGCGAGCCGTTCCGCCGGGTGAACTTCCTCTCGGACATCGCGCTCGAGTCGATCGTCGGTAAGGGGGCGGCGGGATACCACCTCGCCCTCGCCTCCATCGCCCGGCGGGTGGCAGACGGGGACATCGGTCGGGTCGATCATGGCTGATCGCGGCGACGCGCCGGAGTCCGTCGAGCTCCGCCGGCTGCGACGCCGGATCGATGCCCTCGATCGGCGGATCGTCGCCCTCCTCAACGAGCGAGCCGAGCTCGGGCGCGACGTCGGGCGGGCGAAGGCGGCGGCCGGCCGGAGTGCGATCCGCGACGCCGAACGGGAGCGCGAGGTGCTCCTCCGGGTCTCGGTGGCGAACGGCGGACCGATGCCGCAGGCGGACGTGCTGTCGATCTATCGGCGCCTCATGGCAGCGACTCGGGCGCTCGAGACGCGGGATCGGCGACGGAGCCGCGATCAGGATGGACGGACGACCGGAGGCGGATCGTCGGACGAGGGCGGGTGACGGAGGCGCGGGCGGCGGCGCGAGACGGGGGCGCGAGACGCGATCGCGGGACGTTCCACGACCTCG
Proteins encoded in this window:
- a CDS encoding 3-dehydroquinate dehydratase; translation: MIRVLVLQGPNLDLLGTREPAIYGRATLDEIHAGIAARAAELELEVRFFQSNHEGALIDRLHERDFDVAIVNAGGLTHTSVSLRDALLGVERPFVEVHLSDPSTREPFRRVNFLSDIALESIVGKGAAGYHLALASIARRVADGDIGRVDHG
- a CDS encoding chorismate mutase, which translates into the protein MADRGDAPESVELRRLRRRIDALDRRIVALLNERAELGRDVGRAKAAAGRSAIRDAEREREVLLRVSVANGGPMPQADVLSIYRRLMAATRALETRDRRRSRDQDGRTTGGGSSDEGG